One genomic window of Aquisalimonas sp. 2447 includes the following:
- a CDS encoding TetR/AcrR family transcriptional regulator → MDSAGRRYADTPPEDKRQSIVEAAARVFEARGLAGASMRLIAREAGCTTGAIYPHFGGKESLYAEVLAQSLHALYASIRQAIHEASTEDKGRAGLRAFYDYYRDHPLELSLGLYLFQGARPVGLTRDLNHSLNRSLQSVYRIMTDALRTSGHEQPEMRCMGGVAQAVGVLILNQTGRMKVLGREPDEQMAFYLRDL, encoded by the coding sequence ATGGACAGCGCCGGGCGCCGGTACGCCGATACGCCGCCGGAGGACAAGCGCCAGTCCATTGTCGAAGCAGCCGCGCGGGTCTTCGAGGCGCGGGGGCTTGCAGGCGCATCCATGCGCCTGATTGCCCGCGAGGCGGGCTGCACCACCGGGGCGATTTACCCGCACTTCGGCGGCAAGGAATCGCTGTACGCAGAAGTGCTGGCGCAATCGCTCCATGCGCTCTACGCCAGCATCCGGCAGGCGATCCACGAGGCCAGCACCGAGGACAAGGGCCGCGCCGGTCTGCGGGCGTTCTACGACTACTACCGTGACCACCCCCTGGAACTCAGCCTCGGGCTGTACCTCTTCCAGGGGGCACGGCCGGTGGGACTGACCCGCGATCTCAACCACAGCCTCAACCGCAGCCTGCAGTCCGTTTACCGCATCATGACCGATGCCCTGCGCACCAGCGGCCATGAGCAACCGGAAATGCGCTGCATGGGCGGCGTGGCGCAAGCGGTGGGCGTGCTAATCCTGAACCAGACCGGACGCATGAAAGTCCTGGGACGGGAGCCGGACGAGCAGATGGCATTCTACCTGCGGGACCTGTGA
- the pgeF gene encoding peptidoglycan editing factor PgeF, which yields MNSAWIHPDWPAPLAVRSISTTRLHGFSEPPYSSLNLGRRTGDDPDAVAHNHRYLVEAAGLPGDVVWLQQVHGTRVVAAHDAEPAPEADAVWTDRRSLPCGILTADCLPVLFCDRQGTRVAAAHAGWRGLAGGVLEATLDALAVPGKDVIAWLGPAIGPRCFEVGDEVRAAFLDMDRGATEAFRQGRPGHWYADLYQLATRRLQAHGVDHIHGGGFCTHTDRERFFSFRRDGETGRMGTVIWLE from the coding sequence ATGAACAGCGCCTGGATTCATCCGGACTGGCCGGCCCCCCTGGCCGTGCGCAGTATCTCCACCACGCGGCTGCACGGCTTCAGCGAGCCGCCTTACAGCAGCCTCAACCTCGGGCGCCGTACCGGCGATGACCCGGATGCCGTGGCCCACAATCACCGCTATCTGGTGGAGGCCGCCGGCCTGCCGGGCGACGTGGTGTGGCTGCAGCAGGTCCACGGCACCCGCGTGGTGGCCGCCCACGACGCCGAGCCGGCACCCGAAGCGGACGCCGTGTGGACGGACCGTCGCAGCCTGCCCTGCGGGATTCTCACTGCCGATTGTCTGCCGGTCCTGTTCTGTGATCGCCAGGGCACCCGTGTTGCCGCGGCGCACGCCGGCTGGCGGGGTCTGGCCGGCGGTGTGCTGGAGGCGACCCTGGATGCGCTGGCGGTGCCCGGCAAGGACGTCATCGCCTGGCTGGGACCGGCCATCGGCCCCCGCTGTTTCGAAGTGGGTGACGAGGTCCGCGCGGCGTTCCTGGACATGGACCGTGGCGCCACGGAGGCCTTCCGCCAGGGCCGCCCCGGGCACTGGTACGCCGATCTCTACCAACTCGCGACGCGGCGCCTGCAGGCACATGGCGTTGACCACATCCACGGCGGCGGCTTCTGCACCCACACCGACCGCGAACGGTTCTTCTCCTTCCGCCGTGACGGCGAGACCGGGCGGATGGGCACCGTGATCTGGCTGGAGTAG